TGTTTTTTCTCGGAAAAAAACACATGAGGGCCTGGAAACTGGAAGCATAGAGCTACCACCCCACCAAAGGAATAATATAGAACTATGTTacataataatattgtttttgtgacaGTTTACAAGAGGTgcgtagtaactagttacattcaCTTGAGAAACTGTTTGGGGAAGATGTTGCGGAGTTGTTTTTCTACACCATACGTTTAATCTTTTCTTACGTAGTGTTATTATGAATTATCACTACTATTACTTTATTTCTGGATACTCTTATCAactgagtaacttcactgaatgaagaacaaacatctTTTAGTCAAAAACGTACCAGACATAGAGACACAccagtttatgtttaaatgaaGCATCTTGTTTGCACACAAGATTCATTGTTCTAATATTGTTTTCTATCTTTTGAACCTATTGTGCCGTTTGGAGGTCAAGAAGATACAGTGAAGATATTAATTTCAATTGGAAGTACTTTACCCTGGTCTACATCACCTACTACAGATATTGGTTTCATATGTTTTatagtgaaaaagaaaatatgtgtttCTGCCTGACTTTGTTATCCGGCAATTATCGTATTTATTTGTACTTATTTTGCacattaatctttaaaataccagaaattGCACATATATCATCAGGTAGATGATATTTTTCATCTACCTggtgacattttttaatatcaaaatacATGTTCTGATCAATTACTCAATACTCAAATAACCTTAGTTTCTTGAactgctactttttacttttccttgagTAATATACTGAATCAGGGACCTTATaacttgagtacaatttctggGTATTTTCCCCATTCTACCACAAGATGgcactgttttcttttgctgctattccataaaaaatattcactaatCAAATACAGTTAGATTCAGAAATACTAAAGTAATACCAGAAGGCAACTGAATGTTCTTGTAACTCATACAATTTTCTTCAATGAGTTGTACATATTGATGGCCGTGGGCAGGAtcgatctcctgtagcagtctgtatcaGAGCAGGCTgaaagaagcctctgactaaagGCACTGCCATGCATTTATTTGACCTTTCTTTACTAGAAATCAATTGCATTATAAGCAACAGACCTAagattatgtatttatttaaattataatatttgaTCTTACTAATAGGGCCAAAAAGAATACCATTCATaagttcaaaaataattttaattaaaaaatgtatcccaaagggaaattaaatgctgttGTAACTCATactaattcaaattcttcaaagagttacaTAGATAGTGATGGCAGGAAAGGTTTTGTGTAAAAAGTCTATTACAGTGAAGTTTAAGAAGTTTCTGACTGAAAAGGGAGAAACAATAATTTCTACCATTAcatgtgaaatatattttgaattctACATTATGTTATGATTATACCGAGAGACatgacatttatttaacttaattttttttttatttgtgtcccCATTATTGTATCTTACTAATCCTTGATCATGGCAGAACAAGTCCAGCTACAGTACAGACTGTCTCCTTACCCTCTGCACAAAATCTTAATCAGAGCTGCTACATTATGGGCTCCTCTCACTCGCTGCATGAAATTTTGGAACAGCAGCATTGAAGGCAGCAgtacaaactgttaaaatgctGAATGGCTGCTAAGATTTTACACTTTGCTAAAATTCTTACACCAATCTCATTTTATTGTGGACATTGCATTGGCATTACAATGAATGgtgacaaaatgttgatttgatttgaacaagcatttagtcaaaaacatatttatgttgataatatatatacatatgggtatgaaacaaagtgttttaagtgttttaggGTTAGCTTGTTTTATACACAGTGTCGTGCAAAAGGGTTTTCAGTTCACCCTATAGCGTACAAAACATAGTTTTCCTCTCAGTAATTCAACTTCCAGTGTGGTCTTTCAAACAATTCTGAAAATGTACATGCATGTTATTTAGATATTAGTTAAATACAACACaaggaataaaaacaatggCCTAgtcataatttcttttaaatagaaCAGTGATTCAACAGTTCCACAACTCTAATGTTGACATATCTcaattagattttaaacaatAGTGCAAAAGATCATAAACAATCATGTAATTAGTTGACTTACTCAAAACCTCAGAGGAAACAGCACTTTCAGTTACATGGCTTCGACATTTTTGCAGTCTTATTGgcacattttaaactgaaggTAGGTGAACACCTCCTGTTGCTCATTTGGCACTGAGATCCACCACCAGGTGCTGGTAGGCCAGGGTGTTGCCTTTGAAGCTGGCGGCCAGTAGAATGTCCTTGTTGTCGACGGACACCAGGCTGAAGCCCCTTGGGGCCCTCATGTTGAGCTCCTGGAAGGGCTGGAAGCGCTGGGTGAGGTCGTCCCACAGGTACACTCTGGAGAAGGAGAAGTCACTGCCCAGGATGAGGTACTGGCGAGGCCCCACCGTGAAGGGATACACCGCCATCGACCCCCGAGAGGGCAGAGTCTGGATCTCCACAAAGCGCTGCCCCTCCCAGCGCAGGATCTTGGAGTCGCCAATGAAGCGCGTGAGGCAGAGGTAGAGGACCTTCCTCACCCAGAAGTGCTTGACCATCTGCACGTCTGCGAGCTCCGTGATTATGGAATGGAAAGCGAACTGCTTCTGGTTCCGGTTCCACTGGTAGACCACAGGAGGCTGGGAGGCACTGGACAGGATAAGGTGAGGCTTCCCGCCAACGTCTATGAACTCCACGTGAGTGTCCCGGTGCCAAGGGTGGAGGGACTGATGGGAGTAGAACCCATTGCTGTTCCAGCGATAGATACTGGTGGAGCCTGCCTTGGAGCTGTCCGCCACAACAAAATACCACTCATCGTCCAGCAGGAAGGTGTCCACAAAGTTTGGTTTCCTCACCCGGTTGGTGTCGATGTCTTGGATCTTGATAAAGCGCTGCGGTCCCTCCTCCCACCTGCGTTCACACAGAGGCTGTCAGGGGATTTCCCAAAGTTCAGAGCCACTTTTATCTCTAATGGAAAAACAATATCTGCTCCACTGTCTTTCCAAAGATATCAACTTAACAGTTTTTACAAGAGGACCTTTCTTCAAATTCGACCTCAACCCATCCATTTACAATAGCTGCGAAATCCCTATCTGGTCATTGGCCTGGGATCTATCTCCATCAGTCATTGGGTGAGAGGTGTGTATGCTAAGCTAACTCAcaccaacacagagacaaacgggagaaacaacaatacacacactcacaaaccTAAGGGCAATTAACTAGTTGACTTTTAGCAAAGAGTAAGAATTAAACTTGAACTTCTTGACAAATTTaatcatgttacaaccacaaacttcaatttatATTATTGGAATTGAATGGAATAAACTAGTGCagagtagattaaaaaaagtatacgtgatttaaaaatttttaaagaaGGAAACCATTAAATATTTGCCACTGAGCTGTTACTTTCAGTTGCACTCACTAGCTAAATATGAAGCTGAACTGCAGGCCTTACTTGTATATGTGAGATCCACCAAAAAGTTGAGCCACAACCATGTAAAGAGTGTTGTTTATCACAACAGGTTTGCAGTACACAGCCGAGCGAGCTTCAGGAGAAAGAGGGAAGCCGAAGGAATaaagttttcattatttacagaGTACAATGTATCGGTTTTTATTATCACAACCAGAAACTTACAAGTGATGTTGTGAAATCTTCTGAAGATCATCTCCACATGATCCCATATGTACAGGGTACAGAATCCAGAATCGGGCTGAGCAAAGGCCACAAACTGATCTCCACTGAACTCATAGGACTCCGCTGACACTGAGTGGAAAGGGAAGGTTTCATACACAGCGAAGTCTGTTGGATGAGAAATCAGAGTGAGAACACCAATGAAACTACACCATGACTTTCAGCAAACGGATGCAGACAGattgactaaaataaaacaaaaaaacctgctgTGATGCAGTTGAAATCTCGTGGAGTGAGATCTCGGATTCTGCGACCCTGAAACTCAAAGGGGCTGGCGCAGTAGATGGCCGGAACTGAAGTGTTGGTCTTCTCCATCCAGTCGACCAGCCACTTGATCTTACAGTCGCAGCGGAACGAGTTCCCACGCAGGTCTCTGAATcataaagatggaaaaaaaacccatatcTATATATCTTTTTAGATCTCACACACAAATCATCTGAACAACCTTTTTTCAGTGATCATCCTTCAACAGTTCCTCATACACTCTAgctataaaatgttaaacttcaGAGAAACTGAGCTACTGACTGTTCTGCTTAAAGAGTTCAGGATAATATTGCAAACTTACAAATCTGTGAGGATGTCTAGATGTTTGAAGAGATCTCTgggcagctgctgcaggttgtTGTTTGAGAGGGATCTGCAAAGTGAGAGTTGTCCGTAATATGGATCCATACTGATCATCTGTCCAGTTCGAAATGCATAGATGTACATCAGAGATGCAAAAGACAAATCAACTGGCAACAGGAATCTGAAAAGATTCTCAGCTAAGTGCTAACATGTTGCACAAACGACAACAGTCTCAGGTGTGGATGCTGTTACTGAAGGAGGAAGGTGCTGAATTGGCTACGAATGAATTGgttctacattttttgttggGAAAATACACTGATGTTTCTTAGTAATGCTAATCATGCTAACCTTCCATGCTAACCTTCATGCTAACATTTagctaaatgctaaatattaCCATTTATGATGCTAAAGATGGTTCAAATGTAAACTCTAAATCATGTCTTTAAATTAGATGAGTAAAATCTTATTTCAGAGTAACTCCTTTCTAGTTGCTGACTCTCATGCTTTCTGGAGAGAGTTTCACTCTCTCCCTCTGCCCAGACAAATATCACTCCAAATGCAGAAAGTGCTTGTATGACACAGGAGCATTGTTTTTCACTGCCCTCTTTCTGAATATTCATTCTAAACTCAGTCACACTTTCTCTTTTGGTGTGCAGCTTTCCTCACTTAAAGGAAATAAACTTATATTTTACATACTATGCATACTATGCCTTAGCTAAGTAATTTCTTGTAATGATTTTCGCCTGATGGCTGTTTTGCACATGGAAAGTTTTAAGTTCTTTAACTTGAGATTGAGGTCAAAATGATTAgtcattttgtgttaaatttctGATATCAGTCTTTTAAACGTATCCATAAACCATCAACTGTACCACATGTACTGTACTGCTGTGTTCAAGGCGAAGCTTACTTAAATAGAGCTGAATTACAAAACTTTGCAACATTCAAAGCTTTCAAAGAAGCAATGATGAGAAATCGGTCACAAATATttgatcagtgcatctctaaaGCAAATAGCTTAGGTTTagacatttcaaagtaaaagattCGTCTCCACACCGTAAAATACTCACAGATGAGTGAGAGACTTGAGTCCTCTGAAGGTATACTTGGACAGGTCCTGGATGTCATTATTCTCAATGAATCTGTGATGGGAACAAATCAATCACATTAAGATAACCTTCTGTTATCTTGTCTGCATTGCAGAAAGTCACCCTTGTTGGCTCGGTCAATGTCTGTGTTCAGTACAGCAAAAATCTGTCAGAAGCAAGTAAAAGATTTCAGCTACGTTTCCTCCTgcttaaaaatctgatttagagTCAAATATTAATACGGAGTCTACTTTTGACAGATGAGAATCTCACTTCAAGTCTAAAATGACACACAAAGTCATTCAAGTTCTGCAAATGGATTGTCAGCATCATTTGATCCTGTCCTGTCTTTGCTTTGTCGATACATAGTTAAGGGCCAAACTCTCTGGAGGTGTCTGGAAATAACTCTATGACTTTATCAGCATCCTTAGCAGGCAGGCCGCAGTGAGGATCAGGTCTGCAAGCTGGTCTGCAGTCAAGCCCACTCAGCCAGCAGCCTGCCCACTCCAAGCCATCACCTAATGACTTTCTAAAGCACATCAATTCACAGGATGGCAtattcagcttcttttttttcacactgcagAGGCTAAGTGCTAGCTGTCAgagaaggatttatttttaatttcacttctGGCTCTGTATTTTAGCACTGCAGAGCTTCTCTGCTCAGATCTGACTGTGGATGTTAAATTTACCGTCCGTGGCAAAGATACAGCGATGAActctgcagaaaataaaagcactgcAGGACTCCCTGGCAGTAACACAAGATCGGTCTATGCAACCTTATGCAACTTTCACAGTATAGAAATGGTCTAAATATAGAGCAGAATTGTTAACTAGAACACAACACAAGAATGGCGTACACTGAAATTACTCTGCATTTTAGCTCAGGAATGCCTGGCCTTTGCTTGACCACTTCGGCCAGTAATAACGCTTGATCAAGATACTGCAAGTTGCCGAGGTCAACCAGGAGAATTCACTGAGTATATCCTTGGTTGTTTGCACATAAATGACACTCTGGGCAAGCACCCAAGTAATTATAATACAGTAAATTAGCTGAGTGTTTTGGAGCTGGATGGAATATAGTGTGGTTCCATAAAAAGTAAGTCAGCctatgctcagcagcaaacatggaGTACCAGCTTCCATATTTGGAAGCAATTCAAAAAAGAACATGTCAAGCCACCACAACCGACGGTGAAGTCATACCTTCGTAAACTGCCCCTATTTCTAATGCCACCCTGGGAAATTGCCCAAATAGTCAATATAAAAGATATTATCATATATAagtataaagaaaatgtaatattgCTATTAATGCTTCATATTTAAAAGTAGGCAGTGATAGTTGGACATTTGCTAAAGATGAAAAACACTGTGGATTCAGTGACACTCACAAATACTGCAGGTGGGACAGACCAGCAAAAGCATCGTCGGCAATCATGGTGAAGGTGTTGGAGTTCAAGAGCCTGTTGAAAGCAGAACATCCAGTAAAATTTGCtgcacttttaaaaagtattcgTAACCGTTGAGCTTTTTACCATTGCCACAATCTgactacaaaacattttatcttatGTAACAGAACAACGCAAAGTAGTGCATGaatgtataaatatgtttaaatgtgaagtggaaaacTGATTAAGGTTAATCAAATTAGATGGTGAGTGACTGCAAACCAAACTGAGTCTCTATTgcactaaaaatatttgtaaaaataacaataatgatgATATTTTTCCAagttcatttgtaaaaaaaaaaaaaagaaagaaaattttttgaaaaaaagctGGAAATCATGTATCATTCTTAAAACTCTTCTTAACTTAAAATCATGCTGGTCTATTATTTAAAATCCTAATAGAGTCCATTTAAAACCTGTAAAATGACAcaaagtggaaaaagttttgataCATTCAGGATCTCCCATAAGCACACAGATCTGCATGCCGCCGCATATAAACACACACTCCTGATTGCATCTGAGGAGACAAGCCTTGCCTTTGTGTGGCAAAGCTGCACTGAAGGGAGTCAGTCATTGGCACAGACACTGATACTGAGCCACTTTACCCTTATTACTGCTATGTCACCACTGCTTTCAATAAGCATTCATCTGGAGTAGAGTGGCTCAAGTCGCCTCATTGTTGCTGCTCAACAACATCGTGTCTTGTCTCCATGCATACCTGTGACACGGAGGCGCTTTTGAACAACAGGCCTTGTCAAACTGACTGTGTGGTGTCTGTTTGTGTTAACAGTGTCGTGTTCTGCGGCTCACAGGAACTGCAGCAGGTGAAGGTGCGAGAAAGCTCCCTCTGGGATCGTCGTGAAGGCCGCGTTCACCATCGTCCTGTTCAGACAGGAAACCGTCATCAGATCCCATCCAGATGGGTTTTAGGTGAGCAATGATAAAACATCACAGCAGGTATATAATATAACATCTTCCTCTCACTGGCAGCCCAGTCATTTTCATTCCATCTAAGGCAGGAGTCTACATTTTTGCCCCCAGTTCCTCTAaataacttcacaaaatgtaatgtttgttactggcttcacaattgttgactgtttttatgttttcatgatgtaaagcactttgaactgcattgttgctgGAATGTGCTGTAGGAGTCAACTTGGTtgattgtttaaataaaactgatttagaGCCACTAATGTTACCtgatcttaaaaaaacacaaacaaagtcaaattttgacttttggcaAATATTTAATATAGGAAATTAGTTGTCATTATTCCATATAACACCattttggttatatttttaagttttgaaataaagaaaaacataaaacctttgctaaaagaaaatggatgcaTTTGTAGGCTGTTGGTAGTCGTGGAAAATtatgaagacaaacaaaaacagtttccaaCCAGATGACGAGAAAAATTGCTCTAAAAATGTGCTGCTGGTACATTTAAAGTCAGTCTTTTGTGgaattttaattcaattccttgaaaaataaactgcaaaacacTTGTTAGTATATCGATATTTAAAAGtattagttacatttttttttagaaagttatTAGGAGCCATGGTGTCACTCATAGGTCTCCGGAGTCGCAGGTTACAGACCCCTGACCTACAGCCTAAACTTTGAAAACCTGCCAGTGTAAATTTCAAAACAACTTTTCCAAACTGGGACGCACTTTTCCCATCACCACTTTCTCCCCTGTTATTAAATCAGGACATTCTAAGTCTGCGCTAATCCATCCAATCCACAGGTGTTTGAGGCTAAGATGCCCCACATCTCCATCAGCAAAACCCCGTGTCTTCATCATTTTACTCTTTAATTCGCTGAAACATCTCTGTGCGCTCTCTGAGACTGGATCTCTCAGAGGAAATAAGTCTCCTGCAGTTGAGCGTGGGAATCTATTGTTAGTATTCCTCTCTGGATCGTTCTCCCTCATCTATATTTGGAACATTAAAGGaacaaaatcatctttttttaaaaaaaacccaacattttttATGACAATTGTTATTATCACAGTTTTGCTGGCAAACACTCTACAGCTTGAAACTCAGCTTTGTGCactttaaatgtcattaaaacaCAGTCGAGACGTCCACGCATCATTACATAACCGTGGGTGACATCAGTGATGTAGCCCTCTGTACCAGCCTACATGCTGCCGAGGCTGGTCGTTCAAGTGATGCTTTTCTGGTAGGATTGTGGACTCACAGAGAGATGATTCCAGGGGGGAAGCTCTTGGGGATGGCCTTGGTGTCCACGCAGAAGGCGCTGTCTTTGGTGCAGGAGCAGGTCGCAGGGCAGCGAGGCACCTTCGGGGCTTTCTTGGTGTACGATTCCCCCGGCAGGCAGAGGCACAGACACACCACCGACACGAACATCAGCCTCAGCCATCTCGAGCCGAGCTCCAGCAGCATCCCGGCGCTGGGAAAAGGAGGCTGGGTGCGTGAGCTTCTTGAAGTCGGTGGAGAggcgacacacacacacacacacagcgccTGCCTAGctgtctgcctgcctgtctgtctgtgtgcagTTCTGTGAAAACTGAGCGCAGAGAGACGGAGAGGGAGAGGGGGAGGCGgtggggaggaggagaggaagaggaagggtACTTCTGTATCTCCTCGGTGGGTGTGAGTGCGCTGCAGCTTCCCCTGGCTCTGCTTCTGCATCACTGCCACAGTGTACTCTGACAGGGTGACGAACCAGGCTGCCCTCTCTCTCCTCACCAGGACCTGaacgtaatcaattattcaCTTTTACAGATGCAGAAAGAGGGTGCAAACCCCAGAGATTCTGCACCTCTCTGCAGGTCTTGATTGAAATCTAAGGTTgcagaggaaataaatgtgTGGCATGTCAGGTGCTCAATGTGTGGGAGTGTTGGCACTTTCTCAAATGTTGACTGTGGTCCATTTGAAAGGATCCAGGCTCTTACCTTGATGATCAATTAAGGTACCTTTAACAGGAAGctgggtaaatattttttttaaatcatgaaattcTACagtattgttattttattgtccATAATTAACGTGTACATTCATGTTGTAAATCTGTGGTCAAATttggaaacaaattaaaagagtCAGaccactcttttttttatatcattacCTTCCCAAAATAATGGCCTAtgtcatttttgccaaaagtgattttattttattgtatttcatttttttttccgtAAATCATCTttttggcaaagaaaaaaaaagtcactggtCATTATTTTAGGATGGTGATGATATTTTGCTTCAGAGCAGCCAAATTTCAGGCGCGTCTTCGTCTCTGCTGCTGTACTGTTTTGACTTAAAAAcagtggactttttttttttttacatatattttattgcaataaatttcTTCACTctattttttcttgattttgtgGTCGTAGCATTACCTTTTTTAACTGATTCAGAAGAGTAGCCCTCAGTTTACAGCTACTCCAGTTCTGACCGG
The genomic region above belongs to Xiphophorus maculatus strain JP 163 A chromosome 12, X_maculatus-5.0-male, whole genome shotgun sequence and contains:
- the lgi3 gene encoding leucine-rich repeat LGI family member 3 yields the protein MQKQSQGKLQRTHTHRGDTEVPFLFLSSSPPPPPLPLRLSALSFHRTAHRQTGRQTARQALCVCVCVASPPTSRSSRTQPPFPSAGMLLELGSRWLRLMFVSVVCLCLCLPGESYTKKAPKVPRCPATCSCTKDSAFCVDTKAIPKSFPPGIISLTMVNAAFTTIPEGAFSHLHLLQFLLLNSNTFTMIADDAFAGLSHLQYLFIENNDIQDLSKYTFRGLKSLTHLSLSNNNLQQLPRDLFKHLDILTDLDLRGNSFRCDCKIKWLVDWMEKTNTSVPAIYCASPFEFQGRRIRDLTPRDFNCITADFAVYETFPFHSVSAESYEFSGDQFVAFAQPDSGFCTLYIWDHVEMIFRRFHNITSRSAVYCKPVVINNTLYMVVAQLFGGSHIYKWEEGPQRFIKIQDIDTNRVRKPNFVDTFLLDDEWYFVVADSSKAGSTSIYRWNSNGFYSHQSLHPWHRDTHVEFIDVGGKPHLILSSASQPPVVYQWNRNQKQFAFHSIITELADVQMVKHFWVRKVLYLCLTRFIGDSKILRWEGQRFVEIQTLPSRGSMAVYPFTVGPRQYLILGSDFSFSRVYLWDDLTQRFQPFQELNMRAPRGFSLVSVDNKDILLAASFKGNTLAYQHLVVDLSAK